The following are encoded together in the Hydrogenobacter hydrogenophilus genome:
- a CDS encoding exodeoxyribonuclease VII large subunit, with translation MSYLTPKEIFDSLQSKLERDVIKAVGILKQERGYLKLSDGEHAIDLNFPEEFDLPLGAKIEVEGFLTYYLHRLGGGIYPRLNVKAFKVLEDGQETSQRLELLERLRQSRKERILIHELPKIANPLRIVVIHGRSAQTQQDFYRGFFQSIGEFRNRVEFSFIETSLSDEELAQTIQELKDQEFDAIFLVRGGGSQEELSKVGGLLSALAILELSKPFYIAIGHSLDRNLSLLELIADQSFDTPSLAGTSLGKAVRDHALIERLIEELGHTKEKLIYLEKLKEENNTLKEQLMEKEREREKIKMELEHLKGELKYLEKFKEANNTLREKLWEEEKEKEKIKMELKSARNYFMLSLVLNAILLVLVLILLFK, from the coding sequence GTGAGCTACCTTACACCAAAGGAGATTTTTGATAGCCTTCAATCAAAACTTGAAAGAGATGTCATTAAAGCGGTAGGCATTCTAAAGCAAGAAAGAGGCTATCTTAAGCTTTCTGATGGAGAACATGCCATTGATCTGAACTTTCCAGAAGAGTTTGATCTACCTCTTGGAGCAAAAATTGAAGTAGAAGGCTTTCTGACCTACTACCTTCACAGGCTTGGGGGAGGCATATATCCACGCTTGAATGTCAAAGCTTTCAAGGTGCTTGAAGATGGGCAGGAAACAAGTCAAAGATTAGAGCTTTTAGAACGCTTAAGGCAGAGTAGAAAAGAGAGAATTCTCATTCACGAGCTTCCTAAGATAGCAAATCCATTGAGGATTGTGGTAATCCATGGACGATCTGCACAAACGCAACAAGACTTTTACAGGGGATTTTTCCAAAGCATTGGAGAGTTCAGAAACAGAGTGGAGTTTTCTTTTATAGAAACCTCTTTGTCAGATGAGGAGTTAGCTCAAACAATCCAAGAGTTAAAAGATCAGGAGTTTGATGCCATCTTTCTTGTAAGAGGAGGAGGTTCTCAGGAGGAACTATCAAAAGTGGGGGGACTGCTAAGTGCCTTGGCTATTCTTGAACTTTCAAAGCCATTTTACATAGCCATTGGACACTCCTTGGATAGAAACCTTAGCCTTTTGGAACTCATAGCAGACCAATCCTTTGATACTCCATCTCTGGCTGGCACATCTCTTGGCAAAGCGGTAAGAGATCACGCACTTATAGAACGACTAATTGAAGAACTTGGACACACAAAGGAAAAACTCATATACCTTGAGAAGCTCAAAGAGGAAAACAACACATTGAAAGAACAACTAATGGAAAAGGAAAGGGAGAGGGAAAAGATTAAGATGGAACTTGAACACTTAAAGGGAGAACTTAAATATCTTGAGAAATTTAAAGAGGCAAACAACACGCTAAGAGAAAAGCTATGGGAAGAGGAAAAAGAGAAGGAAAAGATTAAGATGGAACTCAAAAGTGCAAGGAACTATTTTATGCTTTCTCTTGTGCTTAATGCTATTCTTTTGGTTTTGGTTTTGATTTTGTTGTTTAAGTGA